A region of the Synechococcus sp. PCC 7502 genome:
TTTTAAGCGAATTGTGACTTCTCCCAAAGCATCTATCCCTGCGGTGACTGACTGTACAGAAAATTCAATCAGTTGATTAGGCACATCAATTAGACGGTTAATTGCCTTATATACTGCATCCACGGGACCAGTTCCGACGGCGGCATCGGTAATTTCTTTACCTTCGGGGGTAAGAATCGTTACAGTTGCTGTGGGTACGGAGCGATCGCCGCAACTAACCTGAACTTGCTCTAACTGGAATGCCTTAGTAACTTTACGGATTTCATCATTAACGATCGCCTCTAAATCCCAATCACTAATGTCTTTTTTCTTATCAGCGAGTTCTTTAAAGCGCACAAATGCCTTATTTAGCTCTTGCTCAGAAAGCTCAAACCCCAATTCATTTAATCTGGCACCAAAGGCATGACGACCCGAATGCTTCCCAAGCACAATTAAGTTATCGGTTAAGCCAATGGATTGGGCATCCATAATTTCATAGGTGAGCTTATTTTTGAGAATACCATCTTGGTGAATTCCCGATTCATGAGCAAAGGCATTGGCACCAACGATCGCTTTGTTTGCCTGCACTAACATCCCCGTGAATTGAGAAACCAAGCGGGAGGTTTTATGGATTTGAATAGTATCAATTTTAGTCAAAGGTACTTCGGAATCCACAGCCCGTCCCAAAAACGGATTGAAGTATTGACGACGCACATGCAAAGCCATTACCACTTCTTCTAAAGCGGTATTTCCTGCCCGTTCACCAATGCCGTTAATCGCACATTCTAGTTGTCTGGCTCCATTTTTCACAGCTTCAAGGAAGTTTGCCACTGCTAAGCCTAGATCGTTATGTCCATGCACAGAAATAATGGCTTTATCAATGCCTCGCACGTTTTGTTTAATACCACGGATCAAAGCTCCAAACTCTTCGGGAGTGCTATAACCAACGGTATCGGGAATATTTAGAGTGGTAGCCCCTGCCCTAATTGCTGCCTCTAGGACAGAATAAAGATAATCTGGATCGGAGCGGGTCGCATCCATCGGCGAAAACTCCACATCATCGCAAAAAGATTTGGCATAACTAACCATTTCTTCAGCGATCGCCAAGACTTCAGATCGAGATTTACGCAATTGATACTCTAGGTGAATATCAGAAGTGGAGATAAATGTATGGATTCTACCTTTGGCTGCGGGTTTAACAGCTTCGGCGGCGGCTTTAATATCTGCTTTGATCGCTCTTGCTAAACTACAAACGATAGGACCATCGACAGTGCCAACAGCTTCGGCAATTTTTTGGACTGCTTCAAAATCCCCCGGTGAGGCGATCGCAAACCCTGCTTCAATTACATCTACTCCCAGTTTCGCCAGTTGCCGTGCAATAATTAGCTTCTCTTCAACATTTAGGGTGGCACCGGGGCATTGTTCACCATCACGCAAAGTCGTATCGAAAATAATTACACGGTCTTGTTCGGCGGCTTGATCGGGAATAGACATGGTAGTTAACTCATATTCAATCTGTATTGATAATTTTAACTTGACTTTAACTTTCTGTGTTTAACTTTACATTTAAGTTTTTAAATTAGCTTCTGGATTGGCTTTTTAGATTAAAGGACTGTTTCATTTTTAGCAACAGAGCAAGTTTAATTTGGGGTACAGATATACTAAGCCCATCAAATTTATCTCAACACCATAAAACCTGTGAGGTTACGATGCTAGAAAATATCTCAAAGGATGCCAGAAGTTACCAAATTTTGTCTCTGTTTCTATTTTTAGTACTAGGAATTGGCACAAGGGATTGGACATTAAAGCCTGAATTAATGGCGGTTATTGCTGGCACTTGTTTAAGTACCCAAGTTTTGCTGTCATGGTTAACCTTTAAGTTGCAAACGCAGTTTCCCTTAGCAAATTTCTCTGCCCATCAAATTAATTATCCAGTTAATTATAGAGTCAAAAATCACATCTTGAAAGGATTACCCAGTGCCCTTGTTACGACTTTAGGCATGTGTTTATTACTCAGGGCAGGTAGTCCTTCAACTATGATCTTGGCTGCTTTTTGTGCGATCGCTTCTAAATTTATTTTTCGAGTTGGCGATAAACATTGGTTTAATCCGGGGAACTTTGGCATTGTTACCGCTCTTTTATTTACATCCGATGCTTGGGTTTCACCGGGGCAGTGGGGCGATGAGGTTTGGTATGCCCTTGTATTTTTATGTATGGGCGGCATGGTATTAAAGCGGGTAGGTAGATGGGATACGACAGCAGCTTTTTTTTGCAGTTATGCGGGCTTGGAGCTAATTCGTAATCTTTATCTCGGCTGGAGTTGGGATGTGTTGGGACATAGGTTAATGAGTGGCTCGTTGTTACTATTTGCCATGTTTATGATTACCGATCCTCGGTCTATTCCCAATGCTCGAAGTGCGCGGATCATTTGGGCGGTGGCGATCGCCTGCTTAACTTTTATCCTACGCAACTATTTCTTTGTATCTGATGCTGTTTTTTATGCCCTATTTGCCCTATCACCATTAACCTTAGTTTTGGATTATCTCTACAAGGCTCCTCGATTTACTTGGTTTAAGGATCAAGCGCCTCTAACTTCCAAGCCATTAGTCCTAAGCTAAATCTTGCCAATCCTATCAAATTTTTAGAATCGAATCTTTAGAGTAGAGATAAACCTATGAAACCTGTTCGTCTTATTTTCAGCCTGCTTTTAAGCCTAGTTGTGCTGTGCGCCTTTAATCCGATCGCTTGGGCATTTTGTGGATTTTATGTATCTAAAGCTGATGCCAAACTCTATAACAATGCTTCTCAGGTGGTAATTGCCCGTGATGGCGATCGCACGATTTTAACTATGGCAAATGATTTTCAAGGGG
Encoded here:
- a CDS encoding RnfABCDGE type electron transport complex subunit D, with the protein product MLENISKDARSYQILSLFLFLVLGIGTRDWTLKPELMAVIAGTCLSTQVLLSWLTFKLQTQFPLANFSAHQINYPVNYRVKNHILKGLPSALVTTLGMCLLLRAGSPSTMILAAFCAIASKFIFRVGDKHWFNPGNFGIVTALLFTSDAWVSPGQWGDEVWYALVFLCMGGMVLKRVGRWDTTAAFFCSYAGLELIRNLYLGWSWDVLGHRLMSGSLLLFAMFMITDPRSIPNARSARIIWAVAIACLTFILRNYFFVSDAVFYALFALSPLTLVLDYLYKAPRFTWFKDQAPLTSKPLVLS
- a CDS encoding 2-isopropylmalate synthase — translated: MSIPDQAAEQDRVIIFDTTLRDGEQCPGATLNVEEKLIIARQLAKLGVDVIEAGFAIASPGDFEAVQKIAEAVGTVDGPIVCSLARAIKADIKAAAEAVKPAAKGRIHTFISTSDIHLEYQLRKSRSEVLAIAEEMVSYAKSFCDDVEFSPMDATRSDPDYLYSVLEAAIRAGATTLNIPDTVGYSTPEEFGALIRGIKQNVRGIDKAIISVHGHNDLGLAVANFLEAVKNGARQLECAINGIGERAGNTALEEVVMALHVRRQYFNPFLGRAVDSEVPLTKIDTIQIHKTSRLVSQFTGMLVQANKAIVGANAFAHESGIHQDGILKNKLTYEIMDAQSIGLTDNLIVLGKHSGRHAFGARLNELGFELSEQELNKAFVRFKELADKKKDISDWDLEAIVNDEIRKVTKAFQLEQVQVSCGDRSVPTATVTILTPEGKEITDAAVGTGPVDAVYKAINRLIDVPNQLIEFSVQSVTAGIDALGEVTIRLKHERGIFSGHAANTDIIVASATAYIDALNKLHHALVSTQKLEKV